The following coding sequences are from one Paenibacillus sp. FSL R5-0912 window:
- a CDS encoding LCP family protein, whose amino-acid sequence MNTSKGSLPPRSNGQQGTNRQQSRPAALTKSTKSTKSTKSSKKKPKKRGFFARLMRLLLILLLVAVIAALGYAGYLYWKFDQGGFGVDQPVQAGQSASEKPLTMLLLGTDNRPKHPSNLTDVIMVAALNPETQSATVVSLPRDTYVELSGYKKTKINAFYSRFKSKEKTSGILAGDEMKTMMSKYLDIQVDYVTVLDFQGFRDIVDEFGGVDVNISENMCYTDSVDGTDINLKKGQAQLNGDKALDYVRYRKSNCSPATKPSDDFDRNKRQNEVLNSLIAQMQSLGGVLKIGKVLDAVDDNLASDIENAQIKSMIATYWNISKENVEFVPVTGTWRSPYVYIDDKELDAAKKSLQDQISGLSGTAASAAADSP is encoded by the coding sequence ATGAATACAAGCAAGGGCAGTCTGCCACCCAGATCGAATGGCCAGCAAGGAACCAACAGACAGCAGTCTAGACCCGCTGCCTTAACCAAATCAACGAAATCAACCAAATCTACGAAATCTAGTAAGAAGAAGCCTAAGAAACGCGGGTTTTTCGCCCGGCTGATGAGACTGCTGCTGATCCTCCTCCTGGTTGCCGTAATTGCGGCGCTGGGCTACGCAGGGTACTTGTACTGGAAGTTTGATCAGGGAGGGTTCGGCGTGGACCAGCCGGTTCAGGCCGGGCAGTCTGCTTCAGAGAAGCCGCTGACAATGCTGCTGCTAGGCACTGACAACCGTCCGAAGCACCCGTCCAATCTGACGGATGTCATCATGGTTGCGGCGCTGAACCCGGAGACCCAATCGGCAACCGTAGTTTCACTGCCGCGCGATACTTACGTAGAGCTTAGTGGCTATAAGAAAACCAAAATCAATGCGTTCTACTCCCGCTTCAAGAGCAAGGAGAAGACCTCAGGGATTCTGGCCGGGGATGAAATGAAGACCATGATGAGCAAATATCTCGATATTCAGGTCGATTATGTCACTGTGCTTGATTTCCAGGGCTTCCGGGATATCGTGGATGAATTCGGCGGTGTAGATGTCAATATCAGCGAGAATATGTGCTACACGGACAGTGTGGACGGAACCGATATTAATCTCAAGAAAGGCCAAGCCCAGCTAAACGGGGATAAGGCGCTTGATTATGTACGTTACCGTAAATCCAATTGCAGTCCGGCAACGAAGCCTTCTGACGATTTTGACCGCAATAAACGCCAGAATGAAGTGCTTAATTCGCTGATCGCACAGATGCAATCACTCGGAGGGGTGCTCAAAATCGGCAAGGTGCTGGATGCCGTGGACGATAATCTGGCAAGCGATATTGAGAATGCCCAGATCAAAAGCATGATAGCTACTTACTGGAATATATCTAAGGAGAATGTAGAATTTGTGCCGGTGACAGGAACCTGGCGCAGTCCCTATGTATATATTGACGATAAAGAGCTGGACGCAGCCAAGAAAAGCCTTCAGGACCAGATATCCGGCCTCTCTGGCACCGCTGCTTCTGCAGCCGCAGACAGTCCATAA
- a CDS encoding YlaH-like family protein, translating to MQSWFAEHPIVAYIVIFILLTYVYNRVFRVNQKLPIGKEIVLYIMMAIGSGMLLIFQHDKLPIIQCLLVAVGLMLLVRVRYLVEARQKRKAAAAAKRH from the coding sequence GTGCAGAGCTGGTTCGCTGAGCATCCAATTGTCGCTTACATTGTCATCTTTATTCTACTGACCTATGTGTATAACCGTGTATTTCGCGTCAACCAGAAGCTGCCCATCGGCAAAGAGATCGTACTATATATTATGATGGCTATAGGCTCGGGGATGCTGCTCATCTTCCAGCATGATAAACTTCCGATCATCCAGTGCCTGCTGGTGGCGGTAGGGTTAATGCTGCTCGTGCGGGTCCGCTACCTGGTAGAGGCCCGGCAGAAGCGGAAAGCTGCAGCTGCTGCGAAACGGCACTAG
- the typA gene encoding translational GTPase TypA: MHSRKDIRNIAIIAHVDHGKTTLVDQLLQQSGIFSAHEHLQERAMDSNDLERERGITILAKNTAITYKEFLINIVDTPGHADFGGEVERIMKMVDGVLLVVDAYEGCMPQTKFVLRKALEQHLTPIVVVNKIDRPAARPKEVIDEVLDLFIELEASDDQLEFPVVYASALNGTSSMDPEKQDETMLALYETIVEHIPAPTEKVEEPLQFLVTLMDYNEYLGRIAIGRVNRGVIKQGQSVTVIMRDGKSKTARIEKLFGFQGLKRVETEEAGAGDIVAIAGIKDINIGETIADPQHPEALPVLKIDEPTMQMTFLVNNSPFAGKEGKWVTSRKLRERLFKELETDVSLRVDETDSPDAFVVSGRGELHLGILIENMRREGYEMQVSKPEVIVKEIDGAKMEPLERLMIDVPEESMGAVMESLGTRKAEMVNMINHGTGQVRLEFLIPARGLIGYNTYFLTLTRGYGVMNHAFDSYAPLIGGQVGGRHQGVLVSSETGNTTLYGMMGVEDRGILFLEPGTEIYEGMIVGEHTRDNDIIVNICKEKQLTNVRSATKDETVKMKTPRMFSLEGALEYLNDDEYCEITPKSVRLRKKILNKGERERVEKQRKAAQASQA, translated from the coding sequence ATGCATTCAAGAAAAGATATTCGCAATATTGCGATCATTGCCCACGTTGACCATGGTAAAACAACACTCGTCGATCAGCTTCTGCAGCAATCAGGAATTTTCAGCGCTCACGAGCACCTGCAAGAACGGGCCATGGACTCGAACGACCTGGAGCGGGAACGCGGAATCACTATCCTAGCCAAAAATACAGCAATTACCTATAAAGAGTTCCTGATCAACATCGTAGATACCCCTGGACACGCCGACTTCGGCGGTGAAGTAGAACGTATCATGAAGATGGTTGACGGCGTACTGCTGGTTGTGGATGCTTATGAAGGCTGCATGCCGCAGACTAAGTTCGTTCTGCGCAAAGCACTGGAGCAGCACCTTACACCTATCGTTGTCGTGAACAAAATTGACCGTCCGGCTGCACGTCCAAAGGAAGTTATTGATGAAGTTCTGGATCTGTTCATTGAGCTTGAAGCCAGTGACGATCAGCTTGAATTCCCGGTTGTTTATGCTTCAGCGCTTAACGGCACATCGAGCATGGACCCTGAGAAGCAGGATGAAACGATGCTTGCCCTTTACGAAACCATTGTTGAACATATCCCGGCTCCAACTGAAAAAGTTGAAGAGCCCCTGCAGTTCCTGGTAACTCTGATGGATTACAATGAATACCTTGGCCGTATTGCCATTGGCCGTGTTAACCGCGGTGTAATCAAGCAGGGACAGTCCGTAACTGTTATTATGCGTGACGGCAAGAGCAAAACAGCGCGTATCGAGAAGCTGTTTGGTTTCCAGGGCCTGAAGCGTGTTGAGACTGAAGAAGCGGGTGCAGGCGACATCGTAGCGATTGCCGGTATCAAGGACATCAACATCGGTGAGACCATTGCCGATCCGCAGCATCCAGAAGCGCTGCCTGTTCTGAAGATCGACGAGCCTACAATGCAAATGACGTTCCTCGTGAACAACAGTCCGTTTGCCGGTAAAGAAGGCAAGTGGGTAACTTCCCGTAAGCTGCGCGAACGTCTGTTCAAAGAGCTGGAAACGGATGTCAGCTTGCGTGTAGATGAAACGGATTCCCCTGATGCATTTGTCGTATCCGGCCGTGGTGAGCTTCACCTGGGTATCCTGATCGAGAACATGCGCCGCGAAGGTTACGAAATGCAGGTTTCCAAGCCTGAAGTTATCGTCAAGGAAATCGACGGAGCCAAAATGGAGCCGCTTGAACGCCTGATGATTGATGTTCCGGAAGAAAGCATGGGCGCTGTTATGGAAAGTCTGGGAACACGCAAAGCAGAAATGGTCAACATGATTAATCATGGTACGGGCCAGGTTCGACTGGAGTTCCTGATTCCTGCACGTGGTCTGATTGGTTACAACACCTACTTCCTGACCCTGACCCGCGGTTATGGCGTTATGAACCATGCGTTTGACAGCTATGCTCCACTGATTGGCGGACAGGTTGGCGGACGTCACCAAGGCGTACTCGTATCCAGTGAAACCGGCAATACGACTCTATATGGCATGATGGGCGTAGAAGACCGCGGTATTCTCTTCCTGGAACCGGGAACTGAAATTTATGAAGGCATGATCGTAGGTGAGCACACCCGCGATAATGACATCATTGTAAATATCTGCAAAGAAAAACAGCTGACCAACGTTCGTTCTGCAACGAAGGATGAGACTGTTAAAATGAAGACTCCGCGTATGTTCTCTCTGGAAGGCGCGCTTGAATACCTGAATGATGATGAATATTGCGAAATTACACCTAAATCCGTTCGTCTGCGCAAAAAGATCCTGAACAAGGGTGAGCGCGAACGTGTAGAGAAGCAGCGTAAAGCGGCGCAAGCCAGCCAAGCGTAA
- a CDS encoding TerC family protein: protein MDSLLLLGEILMINLVLSGDNAMVIAMASKNLPEKHRRQAVWWGAAGAVGLRCILTFAAVLLLKIPYIEAGGAILLLWISFKLLLEEEEELRIEGSSSVWKSVRTILLADFIMSLDNVLAIAGLAKGDLALIVIGIAISIPIVVWGSGIIVGWLHRFPVLVFIGAYILAYTAGNMLLQDAKFGAVISFMLPTFHSMLPMVLGIIVVATGMLKRRMVSAG from the coding sequence ATGGATTCTTTATTGCTGCTGGGTGAAATACTGATGATCAATCTGGTGCTGAGCGGAGACAACGCGATGGTCATTGCGATGGCCAGCAAGAATCTCCCGGAGAAGCACCGCAGGCAAGCGGTATGGTGGGGAGCTGCCGGGGCAGTGGGTCTGCGCTGCATCCTGACTTTTGCTGCAGTGCTGCTGCTCAAAATTCCTTATATAGAAGCCGGAGGCGCGATACTGCTGCTCTGGATCTCCTTTAAGCTGCTGCTGGAGGAGGAGGAGGAACTTAGGATTGAGGGGAGCTCCAGCGTATGGAAGTCGGTGCGCACCATTCTGCTCGCGGACTTCATCATGAGTCTGGACAATGTGCTGGCGATTGCAGGCTTGGCCAAAGGAGATCTGGCACTTATCGTAATCGGGATTGCCATCAGCATTCCGATTGTAGTCTGGGGAAGCGGCATCATCGTGGGCTGGCTGCACCGCTTCCCTGTGCTGGTCTTCATTGGAGCCTATATTCTGGCGTATACGGCCGGTAATATGCTGCTGCAGGATGCCAAGTTTGGTGCGGTCATTTCCTTCATGCTGCCTACATTCCACTCCATGCTTCCGATGGTGCTGGGGATTATTGTCGTAGCAACAGGTATGCTTAAGCGGAGGATGGTATCTGCGGGATAA
- a CDS encoding TerC family protein — MNPSVTDFILSLLNIVFLDLILAGDNAIVIGLAARNLQGSSQKKAILLGTGGAVVLRIIATILVVWLLKVPWLLLFGGLLLIMIAYRLLTGGNTEDTDIQAGGTLWSAVRTIIVADAAMGLDNVIAIAGAAKHNITLVVLGLLISVPIVVWGSTLFIKLINRYSWIIYIGSAVLGFTAASMITSEKRIAPFFEQQPLLHYLFIALVIAGILTAGLWQRHRAQGRIPHSGNSTR, encoded by the coding sequence TTGAATCCATCCGTTACGGATTTCATATTATCCCTGCTGAATATTGTCTTCCTCGATCTGATTCTGGCCGGTGATAATGCCATTGTGATCGGCCTGGCCGCGCGGAACCTGCAGGGAAGTTCACAGAAGAAGGCGATCCTGCTGGGCACTGGCGGCGCCGTGGTGTTGCGGATTATCGCAACGATTCTTGTCGTGTGGCTGCTCAAAGTGCCCTGGCTGCTGCTATTCGGCGGATTGCTGCTTATTATGATCGCCTATAGGCTGCTGACGGGGGGAAATACGGAGGACACGGACATACAGGCCGGAGGAACACTGTGGTCGGCCGTACGGACGATCATTGTCGCAGATGCGGCGATGGGGCTGGATAATGTAATCGCGATCGCCGGGGCAGCCAAGCACAATATTACGCTTGTGGTGCTCGGGCTGCTGATCAGCGTGCCGATTGTGGTCTGGGGCAGCACGCTGTTCATCAAGCTGATCAACAGATATTCCTGGATTATCTATATCGGCTCAGCCGTGCTCGGTTTCACCGCAGCAAGTATGATTACCAGTGAGAAGCGGATTGCCCCCTTCTTCGAACAGCAGCCGCTGCTCCACTATCTGTTTATTGCTCTGGTGATTGCAGGCATCCTTACCGCCGGCCTCTGGCAGCGCCACCGCGCTCAGGGCAGAATTCCGCATAGCGGCAACTCTACCCGGTAA
- the thiI gene encoding tRNA uracil 4-sulfurtransferase ThiI yields MLLLRFGEFILKGKNRSRFEKTVLRHVKEMVKPYPGVVLSKEFGRIYVELNGEPAGELTDALKNVFGIASISPVKVSRSEFEEILAASRIFLNIIAPAAGTTFKVSARRVWKDFPYGSIEMGKLIATPLLQGYPGLLVDVKSPQMELRIEIREGHTYIFCENIAGVGGFPLGTNGKAMLLLSGGIDSPVAGWSSMRRGLEVECVHFYSYPYTSELARQKVVDLTRVLSRYAGVIKLHLVPFTEVQTSFTGIGQDNLIITLMRRAMLRIATALAEREGALALITGDSLGQVASQTLPSMNVIGRATELPLLRPLVMMDKSEIVGISQSIGTYDLSILPYEDCCTLFVPKSPTTNPNIRIVDKIEATLPGYQALLEAAVAGTETVSITPYGDEKPSDVIPAQAGLQEEWF; encoded by the coding sequence ATGCTACTGCTGCGCTTTGGAGAATTTATCTTAAAAGGAAAAAACCGCAGCCGGTTCGAAAAAACAGTGCTCCGTCATGTGAAGGAGATGGTTAAACCCTATCCCGGCGTGGTGCTGAGCAAAGAATTCGGGCGGATATATGTAGAACTGAACGGTGAGCCGGCGGGAGAGTTAACGGATGCACTGAAGAATGTATTCGGCATCGCTTCAATTAGCCCGGTGAAGGTATCCAGGTCGGAATTTGAAGAGATTCTTGCAGCCAGCAGAATATTCCTGAATATTATTGCCCCGGCGGCAGGAACAACCTTCAAGGTTAGTGCCCGCCGGGTATGGAAGGACTTTCCGTATGGCTCCATTGAGATGGGCAAGCTGATTGCCACTCCTCTGCTGCAGGGGTATCCCGGGCTGCTTGTGGATGTGAAATCTCCGCAGATGGAGCTGAGAATTGAGATTCGTGAAGGGCATACCTATATTTTCTGTGAGAATATTGCCGGTGTCGGCGGGTTCCCGCTCGGTACGAACGGCAAAGCAATGCTGCTGCTGTCCGGCGGCATTGACAGCCCGGTTGCGGGCTGGTCATCCATGCGCAGAGGGCTTGAAGTGGAATGTGTGCATTTCTACAGCTACCCGTATACCAGCGAGCTTGCCCGGCAGAAGGTTGTAGATCTGACGCGGGTACTGTCGCGTTATGCCGGAGTGATTAAGCTCCACCTGGTTCCGTTCACGGAGGTCCAGACGTCTTTTACCGGAATTGGTCAGGATAATCTGATTATTACACTAATGCGCCGGGCCATGCTGCGGATTGCTACCGCTCTTGCTGAACGCGAAGGGGCGCTGGCCCTGATCACCGGTGATAGTCTGGGGCAAGTCGCCAGTCAGACGCTGCCAAGCATGAATGTCATTGGCCGGGCCACTGAGTTGCCGCTGCTGCGTCCGCTGGTGATGATGGATAAGAGTGAGATTGTCGGAATCTCACAGAGCATCGGCACCTATGACCTGTCCATCCTTCCTTATGAAGATTGCTGCACGCTGTTCGTGCCCAAGTCGCCGACGACGAATCCGAACATCCGGATTGTGGACAAGATTGAAGCTACACTGCCCGGGTATCAGGCACTCCTGGAAGCGGCGGTTGCCGGAACAGAGACGGTATCGATTACACCATACGGTGATGAGAAGCCGAGTGATGTGATCCCTGCACAGGCAGGTTTACAGGAAGAATGGTTCTAG
- a CDS encoding cysteine desulfurase family protein, whose amino-acid sequence MLYWDYAAAAPPYEEVVQTMEQVMRQHFANPSSLHRAGAEADKLIKRAREVCAAALGVQPQEIVFTSGATESNNLAIKGAALQYQGRGRHIITTELEHPSVYESCLQLQQLGWEITFIAPDSSGVLEPSRVAAAVRPDTVLVSVMHVNNEIGTVQPLQEIGPQVKAVNRRTLFHVDGVQGYGKLETRLKEWQADLYSLSAHKIRGPRGTGILYVREGVTLFPLLTGGSQEMGNRAGTENVPNIVATAKAVRMSGERRQEFTRRITPLKKQLEDYISGIPELVLNSSGDGAPHIVHFSYPGMKGEVMARKLEELGMAVATRSACSSRLAEPSRVLLSIGRDRAAALGGIRISLGDSHTKQEVQQLEQALLAAVQSLKIAEGGVK is encoded by the coding sequence ATGCTGTATTGGGATTATGCCGCTGCTGCTCCGCCGTATGAGGAGGTAGTTCAGACTATGGAACAAGTCATGAGGCAGCACTTTGCCAATCCCTCCTCTCTGCACCGTGCAGGGGCGGAGGCGGATAAGCTGATCAAGCGTGCGCGGGAAGTGTGTGCGGCAGCGCTTGGCGTGCAGCCGCAGGAGATTGTGTTCACTTCGGGAGCTACGGAGAGCAATAATCTGGCCATCAAAGGAGCTGCGCTGCAATATCAGGGCAGAGGGCGCCATATAATAACTACCGAGCTGGAGCATCCTTCAGTCTATGAGAGCTGTCTTCAGCTGCAGCAGTTGGGCTGGGAGATTACCTTTATTGCACCGGACAGCTCCGGAGTCCTCGAACCCTCGCGGGTTGCCGCTGCGGTCCGGCCGGATACCGTGCTGGTCAGTGTAATGCATGTGAATAATGAGATTGGCACGGTGCAGCCGCTGCAAGAGATCGGACCGCAGGTCAAGGCTGTGAACCGCCGGACACTGTTTCATGTCGATGGGGTGCAGGGCTATGGCAAGCTGGAGACCCGGCTGAAGGAATGGCAGGCGGATCTGTACAGCTTGTCAGCGCACAAAATCCGCGGCCCGCGCGGAACAGGAATCCTGTATGTACGGGAAGGCGTAACCTTGTTCCCTCTGCTTACCGGGGGCTCTCAGGAAATGGGAAACCGCGCCGGAACAGAGAATGTGCCGAATATTGTAGCCACAGCCAAGGCGGTGCGCATGAGCGGCGAACGGCGGCAGGAATTCACCCGCCGTATTACACCGCTAAAAAAACAGCTGGAGGATTATATATCAGGAATTCCGGAGCTTGTGCTGAATAGCAGCGGAGACGGGGCGCCTCATATTGTCCATTTCTCTTACCCCGGAATGAAGGGGGAGGTTATGGCCCGGAAGCTGGAGGAACTGGGAATGGCCGTTGCCACCCGCTCCGCCTGTTCGTCACGGCTGGCCGAACCGAGCCGGGTTCTGCTGTCCATCGGGAGGGACAGGGCTGCTGCGCTTGGCGGCATCCGTATCAGTCTGGGTGACAGCCATACGAAGCAGGAGGTGCAGCAGCTGGAGCAGGCGCTGCTTGCCGCTGTCCAGTCTTTGAAGATTGCTGAAGGAGGCGTGAAATAA
- a CDS encoding lytic transglycosylase domain-containing protein, with the protein MAIDPAAASGTGQLKWVDLRSSSMKGGSGKVSSGVTGSSAAEFAALLQQAALQSATGGGSGSTLTSLTDTSSLSNLLWQQLGGTAETYDSISGEITHTVPTDYEELIQTASAKYGVPVDLIKAVIDTESSFNPNVVSSAGAKGLMQLMDGTANGLGVSDPFDPAQNIDGGVRYLSYQLKRYNGEENMALAAYNAGPGRVNKLGVNNDAELMANLSGLPKETQAYIAKIERARAQYAV; encoded by the coding sequence ATGGCAATCGACCCCGCTGCAGCAAGCGGAACCGGGCAACTGAAATGGGTTGATCTGAGGAGTTCAAGCATGAAAGGCGGAAGCGGCAAGGTTTCATCCGGGGTAACAGGTTCTTCGGCAGCGGAATTCGCCGCTTTACTACAGCAGGCGGCCCTGCAATCCGCAACCGGCGGCGGCAGCGGAAGCACTTTAACCTCACTCACGGATACTTCTTCACTAAGTAATCTGCTCTGGCAGCAGCTCGGTGGAACAGCTGAAACGTACGACAGCATTTCCGGGGAAATAACGCACACAGTGCCGACGGATTACGAAGAGCTGATCCAGACGGCCAGTGCGAAATATGGCGTTCCTGTTGATTTGATCAAGGCTGTAATTGATACGGAATCCTCGTTTAATCCTAATGTTGTTTCTTCTGCTGGGGCCAAAGGGCTGATGCAATTAATGGATGGAACGGCGAACGGGCTGGGGGTCTCCGATCCGTTTGATCCCGCCCAGAATATTGACGGAGGCGTGCGTTACCTCTCATATCAGCTCAAACGTTACAATGGTGAGGAGAATATGGCACTGGCCGCTTATAATGCCGGACCGGGCCGGGTTAACAAGCTGGGCGTCAATAACGACGCAGAGCTTATGGCGAATCTCTCAGGGCTTCCGAAGGAAACTCAGGCCTATATTGCCAAAATAGAACGCGCCCGTGCGCAATACGCGGTATAA
- a CDS encoding DUF1540 domain-containing protein, with the protein MTNAKPLVKCSVSNCHYWGEQNLCRAEEIVIEIDKHAGSHFKEEYAEELTANNHHDHAGTSSATCCLTFKPNA; encoded by the coding sequence ATGACAAACGCAAAACCGCTTGTGAAATGCAGTGTGAGCAACTGTCATTATTGGGGAGAACAGAACCTGTGCCGTGCCGAGGAAATTGTAATTGAAATTGACAAGCATGCAGGCAGCCACTTCAAAGAAGAATATGCTGAAGAGCTTACGGCGAACAATCATCATGATCATGCCGGAACTTCGTCTGCAACCTGTTGTCTGACGTTCAAGCCGAACGCTTAG
- a CDS encoding YpuI family protein, which translates to MSAANVQKLCVSTREKLKSVIGKMELFLNEHALPQLVAEEGEETLHFYQGFLSDLRHLLVFSEMSYEKLGVALRRATFDEAFAQKALYNVYHFGVNNFFYPKNESYSEDGRYAYTGQDAIRFRKKPVRPARDIIMEITKVYEELRDDLAYYENDYLTEKRMQNQV; encoded by the coding sequence ATGTCAGCAGCTAATGTGCAGAAATTGTGTGTATCGACGAGAGAAAAACTTAAATCCGTAATCGGAAAAATGGAACTGTTCCTGAACGAGCATGCGCTGCCGCAACTGGTTGCCGAAGAGGGTGAAGAAACACTGCATTTCTATCAAGGGTTCTTGTCCGATCTCCGCCATCTGCTGGTGTTCTCGGAGATGTCTTATGAGAAGCTTGGGGTTGCTCTGCGCCGCGCCACTTTTGATGAAGCCTTCGCGCAAAAAGCGCTATATAATGTATATCATTTTGGAGTGAACAACTTCTTCTATCCTAAGAATGAAAGCTACTCCGAAGATGGACGCTATGCCTACACAGGTCAGGATGCGATCCGTTTCCGCAAGAAGCCGGTTCGTCCGGCGCGCGATATTATTATGGAGATTACTAAGGTCTATGAAGAGCTGCGCGATGATCTGGCTTATTATGAGAACGATTATTTAACGGAGAAACGGATGCAGAATCAGGTGTAA
- a CDS encoding S8 family peptidase, which translates to MSRKNLTVAGLVTAALTVVLLTFALRPEDSAISSTLRQASVPNPSQEKIIKKTALVQDVSATDRLNRVDVSKHLRTMLSDTHGASPEDISAYARNLQQGHGHITMLMLIDFRTQKTTTYKSSLPEGTDQENKQLLKYLNTAKSAIKGHQAYESPSFVIGSKKYYFVAQRDQEGQLGVIALINQKILDRVAQHQLKNLRLIPYPKEGKYRVESVHADTLQDLTVKTGHDNENASHYYESEIVVRFPNGHPTAGQLQTIAADIQCKEPRKLGYAYIFRSEKMNYSQLKTYFAYKWHPQYSEPHYMYLTNDTVSENTGANVITPNDLLFSTYQWNLPAIETELGWNLSKGSKEVVVAVVDTGVQADHPDLQGQLLAGYNAITNGGAPDDDVGHGTHVSGIIGALTNNEEGVAGISWYNKILPVKALDNSGAGTTYSVAEGIIWAADHGAKVINLSLGNYADSQFLHDAIKYAYDRDVVIVSASGNDNTERPGYPAAYEEVIAVAATNSTGERASFSNYGDYIDVAAPGESIASTYPDNQYAALSGTSMASPHVAALAGLVRSLNPGLTNKEVTELLTSNAVDLGDAGHDKYFGWGQVDIYQTLQAAGGGQVPLQLFPQNVGKQLKSMQ; encoded by the coding sequence ATGTCACGAAAAAACTTAACCGTCGCCGGTCTGGTCACTGCTGCGCTGACGGTGGTGCTGCTTACTTTTGCCCTGCGGCCGGAAGACAGCGCCATAAGCAGTACCCTCAGACAAGCCTCTGTGCCGAATCCCTCTCAGGAGAAAATCATCAAGAAAACAGCCCTGGTACAGGATGTGAGTGCTACTGACCGCCTGAACCGCGTGGATGTAAGCAAACATCTTAGAACTATGCTATCGGATACCCACGGCGCTTCGCCTGAGGATATCTCAGCATATGCCAGGAACTTACAGCAGGGACACGGTCATATCACCATGCTGATGCTGATTGATTTCCGCACGCAGAAGACAACTACCTATAAATCCTCTCTTCCGGAAGGAACGGACCAGGAGAACAAGCAGCTGCTCAAATACCTGAACACAGCCAAGTCGGCCATCAAGGGGCATCAAGCCTATGAGTCCCCGTCTTTTGTAATCGGCAGCAAGAAATATTATTTCGTGGCACAGCGTGACCAGGAGGGCCAGCTCGGCGTCATTGCCCTGATCAATCAGAAGATTCTTGACCGGGTAGCCCAGCACCAGCTGAAGAATCTCCGTCTGATCCCTTACCCTAAGGAAGGCAAGTACCGCGTAGAATCCGTTCATGCCGATACGCTGCAGGATCTCACTGTCAAGACAGGCCATGACAATGAGAATGCCAGCCATTACTACGAGAGCGAGATCGTCGTCCGCTTCCCTAACGGGCATCCTACAGCAGGCCAGCTTCAGACCATTGCCGCAGATATTCAGTGCAAGGAGCCGCGTAAGCTGGGGTATGCCTATATTTTCCGCTCAGAGAAGATGAACTATTCCCAGCTCAAAACCTACTTCGCTTATAAATGGCACCCGCAATACTCCGAGCCTCACTATATGTATTTAACCAATGATACAGTGAGCGAAAATACAGGTGCCAATGTTATAACGCCTAATGATCTGCTCTTCTCCACCTATCAGTGGAATCTGCCGGCCATTGAAACAGAATTGGGCTGGAATCTGTCCAAAGGCAGCAAGGAAGTCGTTGTAGCCGTGGTGGATACCGGAGTTCAGGCGGACCATCCCGATCTGCAGGGCCAGCTGCTGGCCGGATATAATGCGATAACTAACGGTGGAGCGCCGGATGATGATGTCGGGCACGGCACGCATGTCTCAGGCATCATCGGAGCGTTGACCAATAATGAGGAAGGTGTGGCCGGCATCAGCTGGTATAACAAGATCCTTCCGGTAAAAGCGCTCGACAACTCCGGGGCTGGCACCACTTATTCTGTTGCCGAAGGCATTATCTGGGCTGCCGACCATGGCGCCAAAGTGATTAATCTCAGCCTGGGCAATTATGCCGACTCCCAGTTCCTGCATGATGCCATTAAATATGCCTATGACCGCGACGTTGTCATTGTCTCCGCTTCCGGCAATGACAATACCGAGCGGCCGGGCTACCCGGCGGCCTATGAGGAGGTAATTGCCGTGGCCGCAACCAATTCCACCGGAGAGAGAGCGTCTTTCTCCAATTACGGGGATTATATCGATGTGGCCGCCCCCGGGGAAAGTATCGCCAGCACCTATCCTGATAATCAGTATGCGGCATTATCCGGTACCTCGATGGCCAGCCCCCATGTGGCAGCGCTCGCCGGGCTGGTACGCTCGCTGAACCCCGGGCTGACCAATAAGGAAGTAACCGAGCTACTGACCTCAAATGCGGTGGATCTGGGTGATGCCGGACATGATAAATACTTTGGCTGGGGTCAGGTAGATATCTACCAGACCCTTCAGGCTGCCGGCGGAGGCCAAGTTCCCCTGCAGTTATTCCCTCAGAATGTCGGTAAACAGCTGAAATCTATGCAATGA